The Microcoleus sp. FACHB-68 genome includes a region encoding these proteins:
- a CDS encoding DUF3352 domain-containing protein has translation MIDTNPMTERISGKKTPLLIAAAAVVAAGSVAGYLYFKGLPGKSSTPLESAKLVPDEALMTAFVATDSQNWSKLKQFGSPEAQKLVTQGLQNLQAQMLADSNINYEKDLKPWVGGVMFAIMPPAEKTAGKESNVLMVVGIQNKLKALEFANRLKGQKKAAVEEKQYKGITVSNVKEENGTNYNTAVLGDHLLLAFQPEILENAIDTFKGEPSFASKGDVATGLAKGAGVQNPIAQVYVSDWAGVVKQYVSNNPQAPQLPATTLKQLEQVQSVVMGLGVDNEGLRLKADAQMNPQAITQEFKPAPGTVVSEFPAETMALVTGHKISEYWSQMVAQSKDSPEIKASVDQVRQSVKDTVNLDADKEIFGWMDGEFGLGVISSNQGILAQFGFGSALVVETGDRKTADSTFNKLGVLVKQNLPFLSIDQRKIGDKEITEWKIPQGALLGYGWLDENSLFVALGPLVDVIANKPANPLDTSPSFKAIAGSLPKSNQGYFYLDMDRIMPVVNNITEQSGNPISPAASAILNSMRGVGVTATWENKTTNQLEMLFSLKRSSK, from the coding sequence ATGATAGACACTAATCCCATGACAGAAAGAATTTCGGGAAAAAAAACACCGCTATTGATAGCTGCGGCGGCTGTTGTTGCGGCGGGAAGCGTGGCGGGCTACCTTTACTTTAAAGGACTTCCCGGCAAGAGTTCGACTCCGCTTGAGAGTGCGAAATTAGTGCCAGATGAAGCCTTGATGACCGCCTTTGTCGCCACAGATTCCCAAAACTGGTCAAAATTGAAACAGTTTGGCAGCCCTGAAGCACAAAAGTTGGTGACTCAAGGCTTACAGAACTTGCAAGCGCAAATGCTGGCAGACTCTAACATTAATTATGAGAAGGACTTGAAGCCTTGGGTGGGCGGGGTGATGTTCGCCATCATGCCCCCGGCTGAAAAGACTGCCGGTAAAGAATCCAACGTCCTCATGGTTGTGGGCATTCAAAATAAATTGAAAGCGCTAGAATTTGCCAACCGCTTGAAAGGCCAAAAAAAGGCTGCGGTTGAAGAAAAGCAGTACAAAGGCATTACTGTATCGAATGTTAAAGAAGAAAACGGCACCAATTACAACACGGCTGTATTGGGAGATCATTTGCTGCTGGCTTTCCAACCAGAAATCCTTGAGAATGCCATTGATACGTTTAAAGGGGAACCTTCCTTTGCCAGTAAAGGTGATGTGGCAACTGGGTTAGCAAAAGGTGCCGGTGTGCAAAATCCCATCGCTCAAGTTTATGTCAGCGATTGGGCCGGCGTGGTGAAGCAATATGTCTCGAACAACCCACAGGCACCGCAACTGCCGGCAACCACACTCAAGCAGCTAGAGCAAGTGCAATCCGTCGTCATGGGGCTTGGGGTGGATAATGAAGGTTTGCGGCTGAAAGCAGACGCACAGATGAACCCGCAAGCCATCACCCAAGAGTTTAAACCGGCCCCAGGCACTGTGGTCTCTGAATTTCCCGCTGAAACAATGGCCCTAGTCACCGGCCACAAAATCAGCGAATATTGGTCTCAAATGGTGGCCCAGTCAAAAGACTCGCCTGAAATTAAAGCATCTGTGGATCAGGTGCGGCAGTCGGTCAAAGATACCGTTAATCTCGATGCCGATAAAGAAATTTTCGGTTGGATGGATGGTGAATTTGGCCTGGGTGTGATTTCATCCAACCAGGGAATTTTAGCTCAGTTTGGATTTGGCAGTGCTCTGGTTGTGGAAACCGGCGATCGCAAAACCGCTGATAGCACCTTTAACAAACTGGGGGTATTGGTTAAGCAAAATCTGCCATTTCTCAGCATTGATCAGCGAAAAATTGGAGACAAAGAAATCACCGAGTGGAAAATCCCTCAAGGTGCTTTGCTAGGGTACGGTTGGCTGGATGAAAACTCCCTCTTTGTGGCGCTTGGCCCCTTGGTGGATGTGATAGCCAATAAGCCGGCGAATCCCCTTGACACTAGCCCCAGTTTTAAAGCGATTGCCGGTTCTTTACCCAAGTCTAATCAAGGCTATTTCTACCTAGATATGGATCGAATCATGCCGGTTGTTAATAACATCACCGAGCAATCCGGTAATCCCATCTCACCGGCAGCTTCTGCGATCCTTAACTCGATGCGCGGAGTCGGTGTAACGGCGACTTGGGAAAATAAAACAACCAATCAGCTAGAGATGTTGTTTTCTCTCAAGCGCAGCAGTAAATAG
- a CDS encoding M1 family metallopeptidase, with the protein MSHSYFDAENNGNKSFELPGARPHYNPDRPGQVEHIFLDLVLEIPKKSFHGSCTIQLMPVRSGIDRLTLDAVNLNIKKVKADEIKQSFDYDGEKLHIQLAQPTQAGQQLTLEITYKVDNPQRGLYFIAPDKHYPDKPVQVWTQGEDEDSRFWFPCFDYPGQLATSEIRVQVPKQFLAISNGELIATEDAGDDKIYHWLQKQVHPTYLMTLAVGEFAEIKDEWNGVPVNYYVDKSRQADARRSMGKTPRMIEFFSQKFGYPYPFPKYAQVCVDDFIFGGMENTSTTLLTDRCLIDERAALDNRTTESLVAHELAHQWFGDLVVIKHWSHAWIKEGMASYTEVMWTEEEYGLQDAAYYRLKEARNYFAEDSSRYRRPIVTHVYREAIELYDRHLYEKGACVYHMIRAELGDELFYKAIQTFVQDNAHATVETIDLLRAIEKATGRNLMFLFDQYVYRGGHPDYKVAYSWDGDSKLAKITVTQTQVKDSSNGAGKELFDLKLPIAFGYIQQREDSTEESEEKEINSGLSTQDLALKTFTVRVHEREQSFYFPLPEKPQFISFDAGNHFLKKVTLEYPVAELKAQLKFDPDPLSRIYAAEALAKKGGLEVVKALSESLQKEAFWGVRVEVARLLAKIKLDQAFDALVVGLQDKDAGVREAVVESLAKIKTHESYKALKPIVEKGDPSYYVEAAAIRAIGAIGAAKLNEKPKESQILKLLKSVLKERAGWNEVVRSGAIGGLSRLKTSEDALDMILEYTEAGVPQPLRLSAIRALGAISAGQTALNLERILDRLTELSCETFFLTQVSVVSALGQMETAKAIAILSALADQTPDGRVRRIAEEAILKVQKNAGADKAVKQMREELDQLKKENQELKSRLENLEAKSK; encoded by the coding sequence ATGTCGCACTCTTACTTTGATGCAGAAAATAACGGTAACAAATCCTTTGAGTTGCCAGGAGCTCGCCCCCATTACAATCCAGATCGACCGGGCCAAGTAGAACATATTTTCCTTGACCTGGTACTGGAAATTCCCAAAAAAAGCTTCCACGGCAGTTGCACTATTCAGCTAATGCCTGTGCGTAGCGGGATTGACCGGCTTACTTTGGATGCGGTCAACTTGAACATTAAAAAAGTGAAAGCTGATGAAATTAAACAGTCCTTCGACTATGATGGCGAAAAGTTGCACATCCAGCTAGCGCAACCGACCCAAGCCGGCCAGCAATTAACGCTGGAGATCACTTACAAGGTAGACAATCCCCAGCGCGGACTGTATTTCATTGCGCCAGATAAACACTACCCCGACAAACCTGTGCAAGTCTGGACGCAAGGGGAAGATGAAGACTCGCGCTTTTGGTTTCCCTGCTTCGACTATCCCGGACAACTGGCAACCTCTGAGATTCGGGTACAAGTTCCTAAGCAATTCCTGGCTATTTCTAACGGGGAACTGATCGCCACAGAAGATGCCGGTGATGACAAAATTTACCACTGGTTGCAAAAACAGGTGCATCCCACTTACTTGATGACTTTGGCGGTGGGTGAGTTTGCAGAAATTAAGGATGAGTGGAATGGTGTGCCGGTTAACTACTATGTAGACAAAAGCCGGCAAGCAGATGCCCGTCGCAGCATGGGCAAAACACCCCGAATGATTGAATTTTTCAGTCAAAAATTTGGCTATCCTTATCCGTTTCCTAAATACGCCCAAGTTTGTGTAGATGATTTCATTTTTGGGGGAATGGAGAACACCTCAACCACGTTGCTGACGGATCGGTGTTTAATCGACGAACGGGCGGCGTTAGATAATCGCACCACTGAAAGTTTAGTGGCTCACGAATTGGCGCATCAGTGGTTTGGGGATTTAGTTGTGATCAAACATTGGTCACACGCCTGGATTAAAGAAGGAATGGCTTCTTATACAGAGGTGATGTGGACGGAAGAAGAGTATGGTTTGCAAGATGCTGCCTACTACCGGCTCAAAGAAGCCCGCAATTATTTTGCGGAAGATAGCAGCCGGTATCGCCGTCCGATTGTTACCCATGTTTATCGGGAAGCCATTGAATTATACGACCGGCACCTTTATGAAAAAGGCGCTTGTGTTTATCACATGATTCGGGCAGAATTAGGTGACGAACTGTTTTATAAAGCAATTCAAACCTTTGTTCAAGACAACGCCCACGCAACCGTTGAAACCATTGACCTATTAAGAGCGATTGAAAAAGCTACGGGTCGTAATTTGATGTTTTTGTTTGACCAATATGTTTATCGGGGTGGTCATCCAGATTATAAAGTCGCTTATTCTTGGGATGGAGACAGCAAACTCGCTAAAATAACAGTCACGCAAACCCAGGTTAAAGATAGCAGCAATGGTGCCGGTAAAGAGTTATTCGATCTAAAACTACCGATTGCATTTGGTTATATCCAGCAAAGGGAAGACAGCACTGAAGAATCAGAAGAAAAAGAAATAAACTCAGGACTGAGCACTCAGGACTTAGCACTCAAAACTTTCACCGTTCGCGTCCACGAACGAGAGCAAAGTTTTTATTTTCCGCTGCCAGAAAAGCCTCAGTTTATCAGTTTTGATGCCGGCAATCATTTCCTGAAAAAGGTAACACTGGAGTATCCGGTTGCGGAATTGAAAGCGCAGTTAAAGTTCGATCCCGATCCACTTTCTCGCATTTATGCCGCAGAGGCGCTGGCAAAGAAAGGCGGTTTAGAAGTGGTGAAGGCGCTATCGGAATCGCTTCAGAAAGAGGCGTTTTGGGGTGTGCGGGTGGAAGTGGCGAGGCTGCTGGCGAAAATTAAGCTGGATCAGGCGTTTGATGCGTTAGTGGTTGGGTTACAAGACAAGGATGCCGGTGTGCGTGAGGCGGTGGTGGAATCGCTAGCGAAGATTAAGACGCATGAGAGTTACAAGGCGCTCAAGCCAATTGTGGAAAAGGGCGATCCTAGTTATTATGTGGAGGCGGCGGCTATCCGGGCGATTGGGGCAATTGGGGCGGCAAAGCTGAATGAGAAGCCGAAGGAAAGTCAGATTCTGAAGCTGCTGAAGTCGGTTCTGAAGGAACGTGCCGGCTGGAATGAGGTGGTGCGATCAGGTGCAATTGGGGGTTTGAGCCGGCTAAAAACGTCGGAAGATGCTCTAGATATGATTTTGGAATACACGGAAGCCGGTGTACCGCAACCTCTGCGTTTGTCTGCGATTCGGGCTTTGGGCGCGATTTCGGCGGGGCAAACTGCGCTGAATCTAGAACGGATTTTGGATCGGCTGACTGAGTTATCTTGCGAAACGTTCTTTTTGACGCAAGTTTCGGTGGTGTCGGCGCTGGGGCAAATGGAGACGGCGAAGGCGATTGCAATTTTGAGTGCTTTAGCCGATCAAACGCCTGACGGAAGGGTGCGGCGCATTGCAGAAGAAGCGATTCTGAAGGTGCAAAAGAATGCCGGTGCTGATAAAGCGGTGAAGCAGATGCGGGAAGAACTGGATCAATTGAAGAAGGAAAATCAGGAACTTAAGAGCCGGTTGGAGAATCTAGAAGCTAAGTCTAAATAG
- a CDS encoding alpha/beta hydrolase: MLANILKRNNVTVLGKGNQTLIFAHGFGSNQTAWRYIVPAFESDYRIVLFDHVGAGKSDLSAYNPHRYNSLSGYAHDLLEIYAELKLTNSILIAHSVSAMIGLLAALIEPHRFSRLIMIGASPRYLNDTGYIGGFEQSDLDAFYAAMSANYNAWVCGFAPLIIGDPQQPELAIEYVSTLKALRPDIASVLARTIFQSDFRDDLLRLTIPTLIVQSSQDNAVPMQVGRYLAAKIPNSQLMNINAKGHVPHLSAPQEVIQAIRAYLTQ; the protein is encoded by the coding sequence ATGCTTGCGAATATTCTCAAACGCAATAATGTAACAGTCCTGGGAAAAGGCAATCAAACACTCATCTTCGCTCACGGTTTTGGCTCGAATCAAACCGCTTGGCGATATATTGTACCGGCCTTCGAGTCTGATTATCGCATTGTACTGTTCGATCATGTGGGAGCCGGCAAGTCAGATTTGTCTGCTTACAACCCTCACCGCTACAACAGCCTTTCCGGATATGCACATGATTTACTGGAGATATATGCTGAATTAAAACTGACTAACTCGATCCTCATCGCTCACTCAGTTAGTGCGATGATTGGCTTGCTAGCAGCCCTAATTGAGCCACATCGCTTCAGCCGGCTCATCATGATTGGTGCATCACCCCGATACCTCAACGATACAGGATATATTGGCGGTTTTGAGCAGTCCGATTTGGATGCCTTTTATGCTGCCATGTCTGCGAATTACAATGCCTGGGTTTGTGGCTTTGCACCTTTGATCATCGGAGATCCACAACAACCAGAACTCGCAATTGAGTATGTAAGTACGCTAAAAGCCCTTCGCCCAGATATTGCTTCAGTTCTTGCTCGCACAATTTTTCAGTCGGACTTTCGCGATGATTTACTACGTTTAACGATTCCGACATTGATTGTACAATCGAGTCAAGATAATGCTGTACCTATGCAGGTAGGTCGGTATCTGGCAGCAAAGATTCCTAATAGTCAGCTAATGAATATCAATGCGAAAGGTCATGTTCCTCACTTGAGTGCGCCGCAAGAAGTAATTCAAGCAATTCGTGCTTATCTGACTCAATAA
- a CDS encoding DUF4351 domain-containing protein, translated as MIDHDRLFKELLTTFFVEFIELFLPEVVAYLEGDSIEFIDKEVFTDVTAGEKYEADLVVKARFRGQESFFLIHLEHQARTEADFAQRMFRYFARLYEKFGLPVYPVALFSYETPVRPEPNVHQVAFPNKVVLQFNYDVIQLNRLNWRDFLRQPNPVASALMAKMNIAPAERRQVKFECLRLLATLRLDPARMQLISGFIDTYLRLGAEEEKLLRDEIAKMEPVQQEEVMRIVTSWMEEGIEQGLQQGKQEATLSLILRQLLRRIGVLSPELQARIQQLSLPQLEDLAEALLDFTKEEDLVAWLPPASEHSQPEE; from the coding sequence ATGATTGACCATGATCGGTTGTTTAAAGAACTCCTAACAACTTTTTTTGTGGAGTTTATCGAGTTGTTTTTGCCAGAGGTGGTGGCTTATCTAGAAGGGGATTCAATAGAATTTATAGATAAGGAAGTGTTTACCGATGTCACAGCCGGCGAAAAATATGAAGCAGATTTAGTGGTGAAAGCCAGATTCCGAGGGCAGGAGTCATTTTTTCTGATTCATCTCGAACATCAGGCGCGAACAGAAGCGGATTTCGCTCAACGAATGTTTCGATATTTTGCGCGGTTGTATGAAAAATTTGGGCTGCCGGTGTATCCTGTAGCGCTATTTTCTTACGAGACGCCGGTGCGCCCAGAACCGAATGTGCATCAAGTGGCATTTCCAAACAAAGTGGTTTTGCAGTTCAATTATGATGTGATTCAGCTAAATCGTCTCAATTGGCGAGATTTTCTGCGGCAACCCAACCCGGTTGCCAGTGCGTTAATGGCAAAAATGAACATAGCACCGGCAGAGCGCCGGCAGGTAAAATTTGAATGTCTGCGATTGTTAGCAACTTTGCGATTAGATCCAGCGCGGATGCAGTTGATTTCTGGATTTATCGATACCTATCTGCGCTTGGGTGCAGAAGAGGAGAAGCTGTTACGGGACGAAATTGCTAAGATGGAGCCGGTTCAGCAGGAGGAAGTTATGCGAATAGTTACAAGCTGGATGGAAGAAGGAATAGAACAGGGTTTGCAGCAAGGAAAACAGGAGGCAACACTCTCACTAATTCTGCGCCAACTTTTAAGGCGAATTGGTGTGCTTTCCCCTGAGTTACAAGCGCGTATTCAGCAGTTATCTTTGCCTCAGTTAGAGGATTTAGCAGAGGCGTTGCTAGATTTTACAAAGGAGGAGGATTTAGTGGCTTGGTTGCCGCCGGCTTCCGAACACTCACAACCGGAGGAATAA
- the polA gene encoding DNA polymerase I, whose protein sequence is MSHSISGLNVSDNSSSTFILVDGHSLAFRSYFAFAKSRDGGLRTTTGIPTSASFGFLKSLLEVMTAHNPQYLVIAFDLGLPTFRHEADDTYKADREETPEDFIVDLKHLQELLAAFNLKIVTAPGYEADDVLGTLATQASAAGYTVKILTGDQDLFQLVDTSKNISVLRLGRDSFGYSGTGKAKEYGPEQVKEKLGILPAQVVDYKALCGDKSDNIPGVRGIGEKTAVQLLSTYNSLDDIYASIDQIKGAVKTKLETSKNEAYHSQMMAQIIRNVPLEIELEDCKLKGFDEARLTPMLEKLEFKSFLPKVKQLQRQFGGADEQDSKEAQQKFEFAAINEDNDLWFFTAADTEKAKKQEKSLIEPRIIQTEAQLKELVQQLQTHTDPTMPVAWDTETTDLEPRDAELVGIGCCWGAGAEDVAYLPISHAAGGNLDKTTALDALRPILESAKYPKVLQNAKFDRLVLRCQGIELAGVVFETMLASYLINPENNHSLSELSSKYLGIVAKSYDQLVPKNKTIADIDIAAVADYCGMDVYTTFLLVPKLRDQLDKAAKLHKLLLEVEQPLEPVLAQMEYTGIHIDTAYLKQLSQQMQKNLETVEREAYEAAGEEFNIGSPKQVAQILFEKLQLDVGKSRKTKTGYSTDAATLERLQGTHPVVDAILEYRTLDKLKSTYVDSLPKLVRADTHRVHTDFNQAVTTTGRLSSSNPNLQNIPIRTEFSRQIRKAFVPEAGWLMVSADYSQIELRILAHLSQEPVLVEAYRNNQDVHTVTAQLLFDREKITSDERRIAKTINFGVIYGMGSTRFARSIGKTSAEGREFINRFKQRYSKVFDFLQMVQRQAISQNYVETILGRRRYVKFENSSLRAKFGTPWDEIDLDAIQTNSRNDADALRSAANAPIQGSSADIIKLAMVKMHEVLRDYKSRMLLQVHDELVLEVLPDEWEELQPKIKSAMENALPLSVPLLVDIHAGQNWMETK, encoded by the coding sequence ATGTCACACTCTATCAGTGGTTTGAACGTGTCGGATAATTCTAGCTCTACCTTTATCCTTGTTGATGGCCACTCGCTGGCCTTTCGGTCTTACTTTGCGTTTGCCAAAAGTCGGGATGGGGGTTTAAGAACAACCACCGGCATTCCCACCAGTGCCAGTTTTGGCTTTCTCAAGTCGCTGCTAGAGGTGATGACGGCGCACAACCCACAATATCTGGTGATCGCGTTTGATCTGGGGTTGCCGACTTTTCGCCACGAAGCCGACGACACTTATAAAGCGGATCGTGAGGAGACACCTGAAGACTTTATCGTCGATCTCAAGCACTTACAAGAATTGCTGGCAGCGTTTAATCTCAAGATTGTAACCGCTCCCGGCTATGAGGCGGATGATGTTTTAGGCACGTTGGCAACGCAAGCGAGTGCTGCCGGTTACACGGTTAAAATTCTTACCGGCGATCAAGATTTATTTCAATTGGTTGATACTTCTAAAAATATTAGTGTTCTGCGTTTGGGACGAGATAGTTTTGGTTATTCTGGCACCGGCAAGGCGAAAGAATATGGCCCAGAGCAGGTCAAGGAAAAATTAGGCATTCTGCCGGCACAAGTTGTTGATTATAAAGCTTTGTGCGGTGATAAATCTGATAATATTCCCGGAGTTAGAGGCATTGGTGAAAAAACAGCGGTGCAACTTTTAAGCACTTACAATTCTCTTGATGATATTTATGCGTCAATTGATCAAATTAAAGGTGCCGTCAAAACCAAGTTAGAAACAAGCAAAAATGAAGCGTATCACTCTCAAATGATGGCGCAGATTATCAGGAATGTGCCTTTAGAAATTGAGCTAGAAGATTGCAAGCTCAAGGGGTTTGACGAGGCAAGGTTAACTCCGATGCTGGAAAAGTTAGAGTTTAAGTCCTTCTTACCTAAAGTCAAGCAATTACAAAGGCAGTTTGGCGGTGCTGATGAACAAGACAGCAAAGAAGCACAGCAAAAGTTTGAATTTGCTGCAATCAATGAGGATAACGATCTGTGGTTTTTCACGGCTGCTGACACAGAGAAGGCTAAGAAACAGGAAAAGAGTTTGATTGAACCTCGCATTATTCAAACTGAAGCACAATTAAAAGAATTGGTGCAACAACTGCAAACTCATACTGATCCAACAATGCCGGTTGCGTGGGATACGGAAACAACGGATCTAGAACCACGAGATGCGGAATTAGTGGGGATTGGCTGCTGTTGGGGTGCCGGTGCGGAGGATGTGGCTTATCTTCCCATCAGTCATGCTGCCGGTGGTAATTTGGATAAAACAACGGCTTTAGATGCGTTGCGTCCGATTTTGGAAAGTGCGAAATATCCCAAGGTTTTGCAGAATGCCAAATTTGACCGGCTCGTGTTGCGCTGTCAGGGAATTGAACTTGCCGGTGTGGTATTTGAAACAATGCTGGCGAGTTATTTAATTAATCCAGAAAACAATCACAGCTTGAGTGAATTGTCGAGCAAATATTTAGGAATTGTTGCCAAAAGCTACGATCAGTTAGTTCCCAAAAATAAAACGATTGCTGATATCGATATTGCAGCCGTCGCTGATTATTGTGGGATGGACGTATATACAACGTTTTTACTGGTGCCGAAGCTGCGAGATCAGTTGGATAAGGCTGCTAAACTGCATAAATTGCTGTTAGAAGTGGAACAGCCTTTGGAGCCGGTTTTGGCACAGATGGAATACACCGGCATCCACATCGATACCGCTTATCTGAAGCAACTTTCGCAACAGATGCAAAAGAATTTAGAAACCGTTGAGCGAGAAGCTTATGAGGCTGCCGGCGAGGAATTCAACATTGGATCGCCAAAACAGGTGGCTCAAATATTATTTGAAAAGCTACAGCTTGATGTCGGCAAATCTCGCAAAACCAAAACAGGTTACTCAACAGATGCCGCCACGCTGGAAAGATTGCAAGGCACTCACCCAGTTGTTGATGCAATCTTAGAATACCGCACCTTAGATAAGCTGAAATCTACTTATGTCGATTCTTTGCCAAAGCTAGTTCGTGCAGATACACATCGGGTGCATACCGATTTTAACCAAGCGGTGACAACGACAGGCCGGCTGTCTTCTAGTAATCCAAATTTGCAGAATATTCCTATCCGAACAGAATTCTCTCGGCAAATTCGCAAAGCGTTTGTCCCTGAAGCTGGTTGGTTAATGGTTTCTGCTGATTATTCGCAGATTGAGTTGCGAATTTTAGCTCATTTAAGCCAGGAGCCGGTGTTAGTTGAAGCTTACAGAAATAATCAGGATGTGCATACCGTAACGGCACAGCTATTATTTGATCGAGAAAAAATCACCTCGGATGAACGCCGCATTGCTAAAACGATTAATTTTGGCGTAATTTACGGCATGGGTTCAACACGATTTGCCCGTTCTATTGGGAAAACTTCAGCAGAAGGAAGGGAATTTATTAATCGATTTAAGCAGCGCTATTCCAAAGTTTTTGATTTTTTGCAAATGGTGCAGAGACAGGCGATTTCACAAAATTATGTAGAAACAATTTTAGGCCGGCGTCGATATGTTAAATTTGAAAATTCCAGCTTGAGAGCGAAGTTCGGAACACCTTGGGATGAAATCGATTTGGATGCAATTCAAACGAATAGCAGAAATGATGCAGATGCTTTGCGTTCGGCTGCAAATGCCCCGATTCAAGGTTCTAGCGCGGATATTATCAAGTTAGCAATGGTAAAAATGCATGAGGTTTTACGCGATTATAAATCGCGGATGCTGTTGCAAGTTCATGATGAATTAGTGTTAGAAGTTTTGCCCGATGAATGGGAAGAATTGCAGCCTAAAATTAAATCTGCGATGGAAAATGCTCTGCCGCTGAGTGTTCCACTATTGGTTGATATTCATGCGGGGCAAAATTGGATGGAAACAAAGTAA
- a CDS encoding secondary thiamine-phosphate synthase enzyme YjbQ has product MTHYQQLLKVQTTGKSLCKITSKVQAVVAESGVKIGLCTVFLRHTSASLVIQENADPDVLRDLENFLATLVPEDSRRYYHNAEGPDDMPAHIRTALTQTSEQIPISQGKLMLGTWQGIYIWEHRQRSHVREVVVHIAGE; this is encoded by the coding sequence ATGACCCACTATCAACAACTCCTAAAAGTTCAAACAACCGGCAAATCCCTGTGTAAAATCACAAGCAAAGTGCAAGCCGTGGTTGCCGAGTCAGGCGTTAAAATTGGACTTTGTACAGTGTTTCTCCGCCATACCTCTGCTAGCCTGGTGATCCAAGAAAATGCCGATCCCGATGTCCTGCGGGATCTGGAAAACTTCTTAGCGACGTTAGTGCCAGAAGACAGCCGGCGGTATTATCATAATGCTGAAGGGCCTGATGATATGCCGGCTCATATCCGCACTGCGTTGACGCAAACATCAGAACAGATTCCGATTTCTCAAGGTAAACTGATGTTAGGCACTTGGCAGGGAATTTACATTTGGGAACACCGGCAGCGCAGTCACGTTCGAGAAGTTGTCGTTCACATTGCCGGTGAGTGA